A stretch of DNA from Leptospira barantonii:
AAAAAAGATCAGTTTAAGAACGGGGCGAGATCGCTCGCTGAATTTTCCAAGGCGTTTTCGCATCCTGCGCGGTTGTCGATTTTAACCACGATCGCCAAAAAGAAAGAATGTATCTGTGGTGAAATCGTCGAGGTTTTACCTTTGGCTCAGGCCACGGTTTCTCAACATCTCAAGGAATTGAAATCGGCCGGATTGATTTCGGGCGAGGTGGACGGTAATAAATCCTGTTATTGTCTCAACTGGACGCAGATCGAAAAATTCAGAAAAGACTTAAACGCTTTCTTCGACGGTTTAAATAAATATAAAACTCAAGACCAGGAGAATTGTTGCTGATGACGAAGCCGAAGATTCTCGTTTTGTGCACGGGAAATAGTTGTAGAAGTCAAATCGCCGAAGGTTTGCTCAGACATCTTGCGGGTGACAACGCGGAAATTTACAGCGCCGGAATCGAAACACACGGAGTCAATCCGCGCGCGATCGCCACGATGAAAGCAATCGGAATCGATATCTCGGACCACACTTCCAATCATATCGACGAATATCGTAATTTAGATTTTTCTTATATTCTCACCGTCTGCGATCACGCGAAGGAGAATTGTCCTTATTTCCCTTCGAAAGCGATTCGGTTTCATCATAATTTTCCCGATCCGGCAAAGGCGATCGGAACGGATGAGGAAATCATGGAAGAATTTCGGAAGGTTCGGGAAATGATTCGATACTATGCGGAGAATTTTTTACGTGAACTGAATTTGATTTCGAACTCCGGGAAAGTTTGAGCACGATGCGATCGAAAAGAGACGGTTTTTGAAACCCGCAGAGATAGAGGCGAATCGGATATGACTACAATTTCACAGATTCTCAATCGAGAATGTCAATGTGTGACTCTGGAAAAAAGCGTCTTAGAAGAAGTGTTTCATTCTAAAATTTTAAAAGCGAACGGCGCGGAGCACTTGGACATAGACGCGTTGTCTAAAAGTTATTTTTCTTCGAGTGCGTATTTTTTGGATCCGAAAGAATTGGATGCGATACAGGCAACCGTTTCCACGTTTCAACGAATTTTAAAAAACCATACTGTTCGTAAGGAACTTCTCCGGGAGTTTCCGGAACCTCTGAGAGAACGTTATTCCGAAGGCGGCGTTTTTTTGAGTTTCGATTTTCATCTTACGGATTCCGGTCCGAAGCTGATCGAAATCAATACGAACGCGGGAGGCGCATTCTTACAAAAGAAACTTGTGGAAGCACAACAAGAATGTTGCATAGAAGTCAGGGACGCGCTTCCTTCTAAAGAGGAATTGAACGAATTAGAATTTTCGTTTTTGGAAATCTTTCTTCAGGAATGGAAGAACTCGGGTAAAAAGGATCTATCGAAATTCATCGCGATCCTGGATGAAAATCCAAAAGAACAATTTCTTTATCCTGAATTTATTTTATTTAAGGATTTGTTTTTAAAACAAGGCATTGAATCCGAGATCGTTTCGCCGGAATCCTTGCAAGCGGATGAGAACGGCTTTCTTTATCATTTAGGAAAGAAGGTCGATTTCATCTACAATCGTCTCACCGATTTTTATTTGGACAAACCGGAGAATCGTTTTCTCAAAAATGCATGGAAAGAAGAAACCGTCGTAATCAGTCCGAATCCATTGGACTACGAACTCTATGCAAAAAAAGCGAATTTCATTTTGTGGAACGATTCTGAGTTTTTAAAAAATGCAGAAGTCGATTCGGAGGATCTTCGGATTCTTTCCAAGGCGATTCCTTTTACGGGATTTGTAAAGAATGTAGATCCGCAGACTCTTTGGTCCGAAAGAAAAAAATTCTTTTTTAAACCGACTTGCGGTTACGGAAGTAAGGCGGTTTATCGAGGAGATAAATTGACCAAGGGAGTTTTTCAAGAAATTATGGACGGCGATAACATATATCAAGAAATCGTAAACCCTTCCGAAAGAATTCTTTTGAAAGAAGGTGAAAAGAAAATCTTTAAGACGGATTTGAGAGCTTACGTTTATCGGGAAAAAATCTTACTCCTGGCTTCCAGATTGTATCAAGGTCAAACCACGAATTTTAGAACTCCCGGCGGAGGTTTTTCTCCCGTTTATGTTTTACCGAATCTCTGACAAATTCTAAAATTCAAACCTTCAGCGAACCGCGAAAACCTCTTACCGCATAATACGAAGACGCGCCGTTGTGATAAACAAAAACGGCGTCGTATCTACGATCCGCAAAAAGAGCCCCGCCAAGTTTTCGAATCGAAGGAGGGGTTACGATCCAACTCGAAGTTTTTAAATCGAATTCACCGAGCTTCTGAAGTAAACGATATTGTTCTTCCGTTAAGAGTTCGATTCCCATCGCTCGGGTCATATCGATCACGTTGTCCGCACGTTTATGTTCTTTTCTGGAATCCAAAGCTTCCCGATCGTAACAAACACTTCTGCGGCCTTTCGGAGTTTCCGCGGAACAATCGTAAAAAACGAACTCGCCGGTTTTCGAATCGTATTCGACTACATCCGGTTCGCCGCCTGTGCTTTCCATTTCGTAAAGAGATTGAAGTTTTTCCGGATTCGATTCCAACCTCGTTTGAACCTTCGTCCATTCGAGATCCTTGTGACGTTTTTTGTTTTTTTCAAAACGAGTCTTCAACGTTTTGAGTAATTCTTCGTTTTGATCCGGTGTTAATTTCTTTTTTGCCGTATTCTTTTTGCTCATATTCTTACTTCGTTTTTCCGTTGAATCGATAGGTTAAAATGCTCGATCTTCGATAAGAAAAGTCTTTTTCGAAAGAGGAAAGAAAATTTCTTCTAAAGAATATTACAAGAATCGACTATTTCGAAGGATCGGGGCAGAACGTTCGTTCTGTTTGCGGGACTTAAAACGCGGAAAACTCCCTTGACCCGCTATTCGAAGGAAATACTTTAGCCGCAGAGCACCCGAATAGGAAAGAATTATGATCGATTTAAAAGGTAAAAACGCCGTCATCACCGGATCCGCAAGAGGAATCGGAAAATCAACGGCTCTAACTCTTGCAAAAGCGGGAGCAAACATCGTAATCGCGGATCTGAACGAAGACGCGAGCAAGGCGACTGCGGAAGAAATCGCAAAACAAACCGGAGTGAAAGCTATCGGAATCGGAACAAACGTAGCGGACTCTGAATCTTCCGCAAAAGCGATCCAAGCTTGTGTGGAAGAATTCGGAAGCGTGGACATACTCGTAAATAACGCCGGTATTACGAAAGATACTCTTCTCATGAGAATGAAAAAAGAACAATGGGACGCTGTGATCGCGGTAAACCTTACCGGAACTTTCAACTGTACTCAAGCGGCTATCAAGTTCATGATGAAAAATCCGAACGGCGGATCCATCATCAATCTTTCTTCCATCGCGGGAGTGAACGGAAACATAGGACAAACCAACTATTCCGCATCCAAAGCGGGAGTGATCGGTTTTACGAAAGCCGTAGCGTTGGAAATGGCTTCTCGTAAGGTTCGTTGTAATGCGATTGCACCGGGTTTTATCGCCACTGAAATGACAGAAGCGATTCCGGAAAAAATCAGAACTGCCATGGTTGCGGCCATCCCTCTTAAAAGAGCGGGACAACCGGAAGATATCGCGAATACAATCGCGTTCTTAGCTTCCGATATTTCTTCTTTTATTACCGGTCAGGTAATCGAAGTGAACGGCGGGGGATTTCTCCCAGGCGCACAAGGCTAAGAATTTAGAATTTCAAAATGATTCTTTCACTCTTTTCTTGAGTGGAAGAATCGATTTCTCCGTATTTCCTCATACTCGTTCGAAATAAACAAATTTCAGATCAGTTCTTTTTTTTGTTCGTGGAAGAAAAGAATCTTTTTCCTTTTCAATTTTTCATTTTTGGAATAGAATGAAATTGATTGAATGAATTAAAAAGCGATTCTAATGAGACAAACTCTTACGAAACCTTTCCTGCAATGCAT
This window harbors:
- a CDS encoding ArsR/SmtB family transcription factor, whose translation is MAVNKKDQFKNGARSLAEFSKAFSHPARLSILTTIAKKKECICGEIVEVLPLAQATVSQHLKELKSAGLISGEVDGNKSCYCLNWTQIEKFRKDLNAFFDGLNKYKTQDQENCC
- a CDS encoding arsenate reductase ArsC — encoded protein: MTKPKILVLCTGNSCRSQIAEGLLRHLAGDNAEIYSAGIETHGVNPRAIATMKAIGIDISDHTSNHIDEYRNLDFSYILTVCDHAKENCPYFPSKAIRFHHNFPDPAKAIGTDEEIMEEFRKVREMIRYYAENFLRELNLISNSGKV
- a CDS encoding circularly permuted ATPgrasp domain protein; this encodes MTTISQILNRECQCVTLEKSVLEEVFHSKILKANGAEHLDIDALSKSYFSSSAYFLDPKELDAIQATVSTFQRILKNHTVRKELLREFPEPLRERYSEGGVFLSFDFHLTDSGPKLIEINTNAGGAFLQKKLVEAQQECCIEVRDALPSKEELNELEFSFLEIFLQEWKNSGKKDLSKFIAILDENPKEQFLYPEFILFKDLFLKQGIESEIVSPESLQADENGFLYHLGKKVDFIYNRLTDFYLDKPENRFLKNAWKEETVVISPNPLDYELYAKKANFILWNDSEFLKNAEVDSEDLRILSKAIPFTGFVKNVDPQTLWSERKKFFFKPTCGYGSKAVYRGDKLTKGVFQEIMDGDNIYQEIVNPSERILLKEGEKKIFKTDLRAYVYREKILLLASRLYQGQTTNFRTPGGGFSPVYVLPNL
- a CDS encoding DUF4256 domain-containing protein, translated to MSKKNTAKKKLTPDQNEELLKTLKTRFEKNKKRHKDLEWTKVQTRLESNPEKLQSLYEMESTGGEPDVVEYDSKTGEFVFYDCSAETPKGRRSVCYDREALDSRKEHKRADNVIDMTRAMGIELLTEEQYRLLQKLGEFDLKTSSWIVTPPSIRKLGGALFADRRYDAVFVYHNGASSYYAVRGFRGSLKV
- the fabG gene encoding 3-oxoacyl-[acyl-carrier-protein] reductase codes for the protein MIDLKGKNAVITGSARGIGKSTALTLAKAGANIVIADLNEDASKATAEEIAKQTGVKAIGIGTNVADSESSAKAIQACVEEFGSVDILVNNAGITKDTLLMRMKKEQWDAVIAVNLTGTFNCTQAAIKFMMKNPNGGSIINLSSIAGVNGNIGQTNYSASKAGVIGFTKAVALEMASRKVRCNAIAPGFIATEMTEAIPEKIRTAMVAAIPLKRAGQPEDIANTIAFLASDISSFITGQVIEVNGGGFLPGAQG